A segment of the Leclercia adecarboxylata genome:
TCAGTAACATCGAGGCGTATATGAGCGCTCGCAATCCTGTCAGCATCACGGATTTTTATCTCTTCCCGGTTCTCAATTCGCTGACGATTGTGAAAGGTTTTCCGTATACAGAGGCGCTGCGCGGCTATTTGGATCATATTTCCACATCCTGCAACGTACCGCTGTTTACCGATAAGGCATTGTAACGATCAGGGGGCCTGGGCCCCTTAATCGTGCTGAAAAAATGGTTGTCCGATTTTCGGTTGTGAGGGAACCATCGAATGCTCTAGTTTCACCCTGTAGCTTATTACAGGAGATAATCATGACCTTCGCTGAACTTCACCATCAAAACACACCTTTGCTTATCGCTAATGTCTGGGATGCGGCCAGTGCGATAGCGGCGCAACAGGCAGGTTATCAGGCACTGGGGACCTCAAGTGCAGCCATGGCCGCAATGCTGGGTTACGAAGACGGAGAAGCAATGTCTTTTGACGAATTGCTCTATATTGTCACGCGGATCGGGTCCGTAAGTAATCTGCCGTTAAGTGTTGATGTCGAAGCCGGGTTTAGCACTAACGCGGATGAGATAGCTGAGCATCTTAAGCGACTTGCAGAGACGGGTGTGGTGGGGATAAACCTTGAGGACAGTAAAGTCGTCAACGGAGTCAGACGGCTTGATGATGCGCTGGCATTTTCCAGAACCTTAAAAGCGATCCGCACCCGGTTGAACGCCGGTAATCATCAATTATTTCTAAATATCCGTACCGATACCTACCTGCTTAATCATGAGCAAGCGTTGCAGGAAACGCTCTTCCGGGGTCGGCTCTACGAAGCGGTGGGCGCAGACGGACTTTTTGTTCCATGTCTGACGTCAGAACAGGATATAGAGATCATTTCTGAAGCGTTGAACCTGCCGTTGAACGTCATGTGTATGCCCGACCTCACCACCTTCGGGAGGCTGAAAAAAGCAGGTGTAAGCCGTATTTCAATGGGAAACGTTGTGCATTCGGCCATTCAGTCGAAGCTGAAAAATGTGCTGCAACGCATCCAGTCGCAACAGTCATTTGCCGGGGTCTTTGTTGATGAAAGTGCTCGATATTAAGCAGTGCGATCTCTGGTATCAGGCCTTACTTGAACGTGATTCCGGGTATACGGGGGTATTTTATGTTGGGGTCAAAACGACAGGCGTATTCTGTATTTCGGTATGCCGGGCGCGTAAACCAAAACGTGAGAACGTCGAGTTTTATAAAGATTTTAAATCTGCTCTGGATGCCGGTTACCGCCCCTGCAAAGTGTGCCGACCAACTGAAAATGCGCACAGTGCTCCGTCGTTCATTGAACAGGCGCTTGAACTTGTTCGCGCAGATCCGAAAACCCGAATAAGCGATACAACGTTACGTCAGCATAATATCAGCCCCGAGCGGGTGCGACGCTGGTTCCTGCAAAATCACGGGATTACCTTTCAGGCATTTCAGCGAATGCAGCGGGTGAATATTGCCCTGCAGGAGTTAAAAGGCGGGCGTAACGCGACCGATGTTGCTTTTGATAGTGGTTACGAGTCATTAAGCGGTTTTGGCTATAGCTGTAAGCGTCTTACCGGCGTCGCGCCAACCGAGCAGAGTAGGGTGATCGTTATTCATCGTTTTACGACTACGCTTGGCCCCATGTTTGTGTGCGCCACGGAGCGGGGCGTCTGTCTGCTGGAATTTACCGATCGGCGTATGCTGGAGACGGAGTTTCGCGATCTCCAGCGTCTGTTGAAGGCGCGGATCATGTCCGGGGAAAATCACCATACCCGCCAGGCGGAGAAGGAGATGAATGAGTATTTTTCCGGTACGCGCCAACTTTTTGATCTCTCGCTGGATATGCCCGGCACTGATTTCCAGCGTGCTGTCTGGCAGGCACTACGCGAGGTTCCTTACGGGCAAACCTCCTGGTATCAGTCTCTTGCCGGGCAGATTGGGAAACCCGCTGCCGTACGCGCGGTGGCCGCAGCAAACGGTGCCAACCGAATAGCTATTGTTATTCCATGCCACCGGATTATTGGCAAAGAGGGGGCGATGACCGGTTACGGGGGAGGGATTGCACGTAAAGAATGGCTTATTGAACATGAACGAAAACAGCGTTCACTTTTTTGTCCTGCGGAATGAAAAATACGGTAATGTATTTGTTAAATAATCAAATTCAGAACGCAATCCATGACTTCTTTGTTATTCCATAAATATCACGGACTCGGTAATGATTACCTGGTGTGCCATCGTTCTGTCGCAGAGCAGTTGAGCATCGAGCAGGTTCGTCTCATATGCCATCGCCACTATGGGTTAGGATCTGACGGTCTGCTTGTTGACAGTGGCGATCGGCACGATCCCACATTGCGAATTATCAATCCCGATGGTTCAGAAGCCGAAAAAAGTGGTAACGGTCTGCGCATCTATGCCCGTTATCTTTTTGATATCAGCCGCGTCGGACACGCGCCATTTTTAGTGCACACCGCGGGCGGGGACGTACATTGCAGGGTCCATGAAGATCCCCATCAAATCACGGTGGAGATGGGACGGGCTAACTTCAGTCCGGCAGCATTGCCTGCCCTGATTGAACAACCCGAAGCGCTGAATTATCCCCTGAAGCTGGCGGACGAAACCCTTCTGGTCTCGCTGGTCTCTATGGGCAATCCTCACTGTGTTGTGCTGGTGGATAAGCTCGATCTGGCGCTGGTTCACCGTTTAGGGCCGCAGATTGAAAATCATCCCTTGTTTCCCAAACGCACCAATGTTCAGCTGGTGGAGGTTGTTGATCGCAATACGCTGCGTATTGGCATCTGGGAGCGGGGCGCCGGTTTTACTATGGCATCCGGTAGCAGCAGCTGCGCGGCGGCCAGCGTCATGCGCAAATTAGGTCGGGTTGATAACGCTGTCAGCGTGAATATGCCGGGTGGGCAACTGCAAATCACCTTCGGTGATGAGTTTCAGGTCAGCATGTGTGGCCCGGTGCATAAAATAGGTAGCCTGACGCTGGACGAAGACTGTTTTGCTGGTGGGGACGACGCCAGCAGATTTTAAAGCTTCTCAGACCGGCAGCCTGCAACGAGCTGCCGGTGATTTTAGTATTAACTTTCGCATTCTGTCTCCTCAATCCTTCTTTCCCTTATATTTCTCTGCGACAAATAGACCTCACGTCATAAGTTGGTAAATTAAACATTTATTTAACATTTGCGTTGCGGTTGTCGTCAAAAAATCATATTAATATTTAGTCACTTATAGTGCATAGCGATTTTATATGTTAATGAATATAATCATTAGGATGACTTATGACGATAAAACCCGCCGCTGAAGTTAGTGCGGCACCGGGTCTATTTCAGACGCTTAAAACCTTCCCGGCGACTGTTCATGCGCTGCTCTTTTTTACCTTCGTTATCCGCTTCAGCTATTTTATGGCATGGCCCTTTATCGCCGTAATCATGACGCAGAATTATCATATGTCGCCGATTGCTATTGGCGTGGCGATGACCAGCAGCGCGCTGTTGTCGGTGGTACTCGGTATGTATGGCGGGCAGATTTCGGACCGGCTGGGACGCCGGATAATTCTTTTGCTGGGCTGTGGTTTTTCCGCCGTGGGTTATATCACGCTGGCGCAGGCTACCGGGATGGGGCTGTTTATTACCGGCCTGATGATCATCGGCGTTTGCTTTGCATGGGTTGATCCTCCTGTGCGTGCACTCATGAGTGATTTGCTGGGCGATCGCCGCCGCCGCGCGCTTGCGCTCCAGATGCGCTACTACCTGATCAACGTCGCGGCAGTGTTTGGCCCGCTGGTGGGGTTAGTCTTTGGTCTGACATCTCAGAAGGGGACGTTTCTGATCACCGGACTGACCTATCTGCCGTTTTTTGTCTACGTGCTGCTGTTTATCCCGGCGGGAAAACTGCTGGGCGAACAGCAGGGCGGTGACGCGCCGGCGGTTAAACTGCACCAGGTAATGGGAATTATCGCCAGGGACAGAATCTACATTGCGGCACTGCTGTGCAGCATATTGTGCAGCATTGTTTTCATCCATTACGAAGCCGTATTACCCCAGTACCTGATGTTACTGGATAGCAATGCGGCGGTTAAGCTGATTACCCTGATACTGGTTACCAATGCCTGTACCGTGCTGGTGTTCCAGAGCTTTATTATGCGGTTTCTGGCGCAGATCGGCCTGCCGGGACGCATTCTTATAGGGGGATTAATTTTCGCTTTGTCGCAGCTCTGCATGTTTGCCACCCGTTCGACGGAAGTTTGGGCCTGGCTGACGGTGACCGCCGTGTTCAGCATGGGGGAGGCGATTCTGATGCCGAACCTGAACATTCTGCTCGATCAGTTGGCACCGGCAGAGCATCGCGGTGCCTATCTGGGGGCCTCGACCTTGACGACGCTAGGGATCGCTGCCGGGCCGTTAATCGGTGGCGTGATGTTGGCCATGACCGGAGCGGGGGTATTTATCTGCACCGCATTACTGAGTCTGCTGTTGTGCGCGATTATTTATGCCTGCCGGGTCAGAATGTTGGCACGCTTGCAGGATTCATAATAATCCTGCGACCGGGAGTCGCACCATGCCGTCATACGTGAGCACATTTTGGCTGCAACACTCATCCGAAACTGCTATACTGTATATAATTACAGTATAGGGGGCATATGATGGCTGTTGAAACAAAATTTGTTGTCGTAAGAAAAGGTGAAGAGAAAATGACATTTGCCAGTAAGAAAGAGGCTGACGCTCACGACAAACTGCTGGACATGGCAGAAGCGTTCACCGACTGGCTGTTGCAAAGCGAAATGCAGATGGATGAAACGCAGGCTGAGAATCTTGGGCTGTTTCTTGCCGAGCAGAAAGAGGCCGTGCAGCATATTCTGCGTACCAGCAAGGTCCCTGATCTTAATGCCGCAACTGCAACAGATAAAGCAGAGTCAGATGCAGATGGCAGTAAAAAAATCAGAGCAGTTAAGGCTGCCTGATTGCCATAACAGGTTATCACCGATCCTGTCGCCGTAAGCGGGAAGCTGCTTACGGCTTTTTATTGTTCAGTGTCGCTGGCAATTCCTGTCTAACGTGAGGCGTGTCCACGTCGGCTGTATAGCCATACGAAGATCAACGTCAGTAATGGGATGCCATGAAAAATAATAATGACCAACGAGGGGGCTAACCAGATATAAAAGGGGGCGACTATCAGCATTCCAACACCGAAACCTGTCATCTGTAACAGAGTCATCAAACTAAAAACAGGTAGCCGTAAAGATTCAACTTCACTTTGAATTCGTGAAATCAGACTCACATCCGCAAGTCCATCTCCAATACCCGCAAATAAAATAAAAAATAATGCCAGAGAAACGGTATTTTGTTGGAAAGTTAAAATAAATCCCAGGGACATTAAGGCCACACCATAAAAAAATAGACTCTCAGCTGGTATCCCTCGCTTAAGCAGAAAATAATTCGACGATCTTGCACCTGCAAATTTCCCACCGGCCCAGACCGCCAGCAGAAGACCCATGGTTTTGCCTGGAGATGCCGACGTCAGAAGCTCTGAAATGACTGGAAAGCCGACGTTATGGGCAGCACTACCGAGAGTATCAGCCATTGTTATCAGCAACATTCCAGCCATCAGCGGTGCCGCCCGTAGCCCCTTAACAAGATCACGCCACTCTTTACGCTGATTTTTTATCTCGGCTCCCGCCGGGATAATCAGAAAGCGTAAAGGCAGAATACATAAACCGGCCAGGAGATAAGTGACAATATTGGTGACGAATACCAGCTCATAACCGTTTGTAGCCAGCAATATACCTGACACCATACTGCCCGTCACAGCACCTGTCGCAGAGGCCGACGTCAACCAGGCATTCGTTGCAACCCGGCGGGAATCATCCACCCAAGAGGGCAACTGGCTGTTTAACCCAATTGCGAACATGGAATTACCTATACCAATTCCCAGAGCGATAAAAGGTAAAAGATAAAGTTGTACGGAAGAAGGGAAAATTAACAATAATGCCAGCAGCGCAGCGCGAAGAATATCCAGTATTACCAGGGGCAAGCGCCCGGTAAAGCGTCTGAAGTAAGGGACGCCAAACAGGCTTGCTAAGATTCCCCCGGTGACGCGACAGGCCAGAAAAATACTTACTTGCGTCACGCTTTGGCTTAGCAAGTAAACATAGGTGGATAACGCCACCATGTTTAGAAAAGCGCCGAAGTCAGAGATAAAACGGGCGGAAATGATCAACCAGCTATTTCTGGCAGACCGGTTAATCATTGCGCCATCCTGATGTGCATCAGTCATTTGGAGGTTTTCCGTATTTATAAGAGAAGGCCACATCCAGAAATCAAAGTATTCAACGTAGCTTCACGCTGCCTGCAAAAGCAATCTTTTTCCTTTGGTGATGAAAGAGTGGCGCCAGAACGCGATGTCTTTCACGATAGTCTTGTGGCTTAGATGAGTTAAGGCCGATGACCGTCATTCACCGTTAAAAACCCGCGGCATGTGTCGTTATCAGAATCCCACAAAGATGAGGTCTAGCCTGAACTAAATCTGATAATTGTGCTGTTACTACCTTAATGCGCATAATGTATATTATGTTAAATGCAATATATAGACCTACACCATCCTGTTCCTTATCCTTATGCAGATAACCCAATACGCGTGCACCACAACCTTCCCTTTCCTATCCAGCCATTTATCACAGAGGAGTTTTCATTCTCGTGTTGTTCACCAACGAAGTTGAAGCAAGTGTGTGGCAATTCCCCATCTGACATCAGTACATTTCCCGTTTATCAGATCGAACACGGAGTAACTCGCGTTGGGTTGTGCATATCGTGGGAAATAATCGATTACCCCATCTTTAAGAATCGCCAGAACGCCCTGACTGACATGCCCGTGTGTCACAATACAAATTGTTTGATGATGTGACGTTGATTCCAGGTGATGTAAAAAATGCATAACCCGCTGAGAAGCCTGCGCGAGAGATTCACCACCTGGTGGGCAATACGCTGCATCAAGTTCGAATAATGCACGGGCATCGTTTGGATAGTTTTGGATGAGCAGCTCTGATGACACTCCTTCAAACTGACCAAAGGCTTGTTCTTTAAGAGCTGGTTCTGCTGTCAATGGGCAGCGAAAGCCCTTAGCCAGGCTCTGGCCCATTTGCCATGCACGGCCAAGCGGAGATGCGTAAACACCTTCGATACGGTAATCACTTGCTGCAAGCGCGGCCAGTAAGGCCGATGTTTCATGCAATCCCCGACGGGTCAACGCACTATCACTGTGCCCCTGAATAATTCCCCGCACATTCCACTCTGTTTCCGCGTGCCGCACCAGTATCACTTTCATTCAGTCCACCCTGCCCCAATTTTAGGTATACGCCTTCAAAACCGTCTCCAGCCACTGCGTAAAGACCCGCACTTTCGGGGAA
Coding sequences within it:
- a CDS encoding isocitrate lyase/phosphoenolpyruvate mutase family protein — encoded protein: MTFAELHHQNTPLLIANVWDAASAIAAQQAGYQALGTSSAAMAAMLGYEDGEAMSFDELLYIVTRIGSVSNLPLSVDVEAGFSTNADEIAEHLKRLAETGVVGINLEDSKVVNGVRRLDDALAFSRTLKAIRTRLNAGNHQLFLNIRTDTYLLNHEQALQETLFRGRLYEAVGADGLFVPCLTSEQDIEIISEALNLPLNVMCMPDLTTFGRLKKAGVSRISMGNVVHSAIQSKLKNVLQRIQSQQSFAGVFVDESARY
- a CDS encoding bifunctional transcriptional activator/DNA repair enzyme AdaA; protein product: MKVLDIKQCDLWYQALLERDSGYTGVFYVGVKTTGVFCISVCRARKPKRENVEFYKDFKSALDAGYRPCKVCRPTENAHSAPSFIEQALELVRADPKTRISDTTLRQHNISPERVRRWFLQNHGITFQAFQRMQRVNIALQELKGGRNATDVAFDSGYESLSGFGYSCKRLTGVAPTEQSRVIVIHRFTTTLGPMFVCATERGVCLLEFTDRRMLETEFRDLQRLLKARIMSGENHHTRQAEKEMNEYFSGTRQLFDLSLDMPGTDFQRAVWQALREVPYGQTSWYQSLAGQIGKPAAVRAVAAANGANRIAIVIPCHRIIGKEGAMTGYGGGIARKEWLIEHERKQRSLFCPAE
- the dapF gene encoding diaminopimelate epimerase, whose protein sequence is MTSLLFHKYHGLGNDYLVCHRSVAEQLSIEQVRLICHRHYGLGSDGLLVDSGDRHDPTLRIINPDGSEAEKSGNGLRIYARYLFDISRVGHAPFLVHTAGGDVHCRVHEDPHQITVEMGRANFSPAALPALIEQPEALNYPLKLADETLLVSLVSMGNPHCVVLVDKLDLALVHRLGPQIENHPLFPKRTNVQLVEVVDRNTLRIGIWERGAGFTMASGSSSCAAASVMRKLGRVDNAVSVNMPGGQLQITFGDEFQVSMCGPVHKIGSLTLDEDCFAGGDDASRF
- a CDS encoding MFS transporter, whose protein sequence is MTIKPAAEVSAAPGLFQTLKTFPATVHALLFFTFVIRFSYFMAWPFIAVIMTQNYHMSPIAIGVAMTSSALLSVVLGMYGGQISDRLGRRIILLLGCGFSAVGYITLAQATGMGLFITGLMIIGVCFAWVDPPVRALMSDLLGDRRRRALALQMRYYLINVAAVFGPLVGLVFGLTSQKGTFLITGLTYLPFFVYVLLFIPAGKLLGEQQGGDAPAVKLHQVMGIIARDRIYIAALLCSILCSIVFIHYEAVLPQYLMLLDSNAAVKLITLILVTNACTVLVFQSFIMRFLAQIGLPGRILIGGLIFALSQLCMFATRSTEVWAWLTVTAVFSMGEAILMPNLNILLDQLAPAEHRGAYLGASTLTTLGIAAGPLIGGVMLAMTGAGVFICTALLSLLLCAIIYACRVRMLARLQDS
- a CDS encoding YebG family protein, producing MAVETKFVVVRKGEEKMTFASKKEADAHDKLLDMAEAFTDWLLQSEMQMDETQAENLGLFLAEQKEAVQHILRTSKVPDLNAATATDKAESDADGSKKIRAVKAA
- a CDS encoding MFS transporter, which gives rise to MTDAHQDGAMINRSARNSWLIISARFISDFGAFLNMVALSTYVYLLSQSVTQVSIFLACRVTGGILASLFGVPYFRRFTGRLPLVILDILRAALLALLLIFPSSVQLYLLPFIALGIGIGNSMFAIGLNSQLPSWVDDSRRVATNAWLTSASATGAVTGSMVSGILLATNGYELVFVTNIVTYLLAGLCILPLRFLIIPAGAEIKNQRKEWRDLVKGLRAAPLMAGMLLITMADTLGSAAHNVGFPVISELLTSASPGKTMGLLLAVWAGGKFAGARSSNYFLLKRGIPAESLFFYGVALMSLGFILTFQQNTVSLALFFILFAGIGDGLADVSLISRIQSEVESLRLPVFSLMTLLQMTGFGVGMLIVAPFYIWLAPSLVIIIFHGIPLLTLIFVWLYSRRGHASR
- a CDS encoding histidine phosphatase family protein, whose protein sequence is MKVILVRHAETEWNVRGIIQGHSDSALTRRGLHETSALLAALAASDYRIEGVYASPLGRAWQMGQSLAKGFRCPLTAEPALKEQAFGQFEGVSSELLIQNYPNDARALFELDAAYCPPGGESLAQASQRVMHFLHHLESTSHHQTICIVTHGHVSQGVLAILKDGVIDYFPRYAQPNASYSVFDLINGKCTDVRWGIATHLLQLRW